The Wolbachia endosymbiont of Oedothorax gibbosus region TGGAAGTGAAAGAGCATAATAATCAATTAGTCAAAAATGCAATTGAATTTTTAAAGAATAATACTGATTTTGCTAGGTATGTTTTTCCAAGTATTAAAGAAAAAAAAGAACAATTTCTACGGTCTCTTCAAGGGAATAAATTATCCGTAGATGATTGTAAACGTTATACATGCAAGTTGGAATACGAGAAGAACATAAACATGCTTCCTAAACCTTCTGATCAGCTCCAGGTGACTCGTGTATATAATGTTACATTTCCACTCTTTGAAAGTAGCTTTATAGATTTAAGAGAAAAAGAAAGATATATAAAAATCAGTGATAGTGTACCAGATGAAGGAAGCTTATTTTGTGTTGAAGGAACAGTAAGTAAAAATCTAATGATTCATGTTTACACACATGTGGGGATGATACCTATTGAACACACAGCAGTAGAACCTGGCTCATCAAAAGTTAAATTTCTTTGCGAAGGTGCCGTAGGTGTCGAATATAAGACTAACAGAACAGGTAATAAAACTCTAATTGCATTGGACGAAGGAATAGACACTGCTATTGGAACACCTGATTCTTCTAATTTTTTTATCGTGAATAACGGTTATAAAAATTATACTGGAGGCAACAAAGATGATGCATTTATTCTGCAAGCAAACAATATAACAGGAATCCTTAATGGAATGGGAGGAATTGATACACTAGACCTCAGAGGATTTGGTACAAAAAACAACGAGTATGCATTAATAGATACACAAGGATCTGTGTGTAGTAGAAATGATGAATATAGTGAGTCATATGAATGTACGTATAGACTTAAGACAAGTTATATAAATCAAATTTACGGAAGGAAAAGTAAAGCAGATAGAATACATTTCGTTGAAAATCTAGAGTATGTGGATGGCCTAGGTGGTGAGAATAGTAATAAGCAAGATTATGTTAAAATTCCTTACGACTTAAATAAAAATCCAACAGTTGTACTCAGAGGTTACACCAAAGTGTTTTTGCTTGAAAAGAGCAATAAAAGTGTAAATTTTATAGATTATATAATTCCTAGAGGTGAGCATAGTGAATCATCTGTTTCATTTTCTTTTAAAGGACCAATTCAACATAGGTTCCATTTTGACTACTCTATTTCAAATCTTAGAGAAATTAATATCGGGAAAGATGATATCACTTTCAATTTTTTTGATCAATCAAAAGAATTCAATGTAACTTTAATAAATTCTTACGACAATTCAAGAAGAAAATATACTGACTTTCCAGTAAATGCCAGGTACCTCTTTCAAGATAATACAGAAGTCAAAATATTAAATAGAAACAATTTTTATGCAGAGCAAAGCATCAATAAGACAGTTGAGGAAACAATTAGTGAATATGCAGCAATTGCAAATCGTTTAAAAATGACTATGCAATTTACATTGCCTAATAATGAAACTGTATTAGTTGGGCATGGTGCACATGAAGTTATGCATAATAATCCACTGTATAAGAGTCACTTAGTGGGTAATGGTGGTGAGAATGTGTATGTCATCACTTCAGCATTCGATACTGCTATACCTGAAGTAACTCTTTACAATTTGAATACGGGAGATTTTACAGATACTCTTGATTTACGTAAAGTAATTGAACAAGCCAAAATAGAATGTCCTGAGTCACAAGTTTCATCTAAAATTTATAAAGATGATAATGATTTGATAATAAAATTATACTCTAATCACTACTTCTCGTCTGGTAGGTGCATAGACTTATCTTCTGAATTTCTAATTTCTAGTGTAATACTAAAAAATGCGTTGCTAAATGGATGGTATAAAGAGCTACGTGTGGTTTTAAATAGCGGACCTATGAAGATTAAAGGTGATCGTCACCCGTGGAACTTAGAGGCACTACCTTTAATATTTGATAAAGATAAAGAAATTATAGTAATCACTCCTAATGATATTGAAGAAGAAAATGAAATAGTTATCAAAAAAGAAGTAGGTAATTACACTTTTGCTCGCTTAAGGAATGACTTAATAATTACTAATGTGTTTGATCAAGGTTTAGAAGAAAGTCAACATTGCACTATCCTACTTAAGGACTTTTACCAAGAGCAAAAAATGCGAACATTATCAATAAAATTCGCTGATAAAGAGATAAACTTGAGGCAACATGAAATGCAAATAAATAACGCAACAAATTTCGATGCTTTACAGGAAAAGCATAAGAATGTTCGTGGTATTATTTTAAATACAACGGGTTTACAAAAGACTACAACTACTGTAAACCCTGAAATTAGTACACATCATATTAGACACAAGCATCACAATTCCTCATCACGTAATCGTCGTGCTATCGATGAGAACAGAGAAGAAAATGTAGTAAGTGCAGCAACAAAAACATCTTCATGGATAAATGTAGGCATTTCTTGGTTAAAGAAGCCGATAACTAATACTTACGCAGCTGCTAAGGGTGTCTATTCAAGTTTTGCTGATTATGTTAGAAGTGGGGATCTTCGTCGAGATTGTGTTAATTATTTCAATGTAAATCTACAACAAGTAGATGAAAGACAAATGCCTGGTGCTTTTAAGCTTGATGGTAAAGAAACAGCAGCAGAAACAATATTCAAAATGGGGGAACATTATTTTTCACAAGTTGACAATGGTACAATAACGTTACTTGATTTATTAATTAGAAAAATTACAGGTCAAAAGTACATTTCTACAGCAGATCAGCACATATCATTAATAGAAGCGCAGAGCTATGCATTAAATATTACAGAGGGACTTGAGAAAGCAGTAAAGCAAGCTGCTTTAAAAAGCGGAATGTCAATGCACCGATTAAATATTGATTTTGGGAAAATACAAAAAGAGGTTACAGGAAAAATTATGGGTGGTAAAGTTAATGAGATTCCAGGGATTTTAGAATCGCATATAGAGGAAGCATTGCCTAGTAAAAAAGCAGGGGATCCTGGTAAATTAAGTCCAAAGAAGTTCAATAAGTTTATGACTGAATTTAATAGAGGACTAAATATAGTACTAAATCAATCAATACAACAGGTGTTAAGTAGCAGGGACAGTATATTAGAAGTTAGTGATGAACAAATAAGCTTAAAGCCTAAAAGTTATTTAAATGATACTTCCGTTCAAAGTCATGTAACTCAGGACAGAGGTTCAAGAAATCAAAGTAAGGCTTTAATTCCCTAGCTTTTTGATTTCATCAAGTGAAAGGCCGGTGATTTCAGCGATAACATCTATAGAGACACCTGCCTTAAGTGAATTTTTAGCCACTGCTATTTTAGCCTGTTTTTCGCCCTCTTCTCTGTCTTTTTCTTCGCCGATTTGGATTGTATATTAAATCAAAGTCGCAAGACTATAATGAGCAAGCTGTCAATTGGATTGATTGATAGAAATCGTAGGCATCTCAGTACACTCCTAGCTTTAAAAAATGGAGTACGAACGGTAGGGGGATCTAAAAGATCGAATCACAATCCTGTACAGCATTTACATTATTATTTGATTATATTTATAGGTACAAAAATGGCTAGAACAGTTTTTATGGGTATTGATGTTTCAAAAAAAACACTTAATCAACAATAAACATCAGCGTATAGAAAATGCAGAGAGAGCTATATCTGAGTTTATAAAGTCGAAAATGGCTAACGTATTTGTTAAGTTATGTGTAAACAGGTGGTTATGAAAAACTTGTAATAAAATTGTTACAAGAACATAATATAGCTGTTCACAGAGCTCACCCAAATCGGGTATATGCATTTGCAAAAGCCTGCAACCACTTTGCAAAAACAGATAAATTAGATGCAAAATTACTAGGCTCTGTGGACAAAAAATATGAAAAGAGAGAAAAAGATGGTAGTTTAGCCTAATGTGTACAAAAATGGAGAAACTACCATATGCAATATTACATCAAAGAGGAAAATTGGAAACAAATTTTAGAGTTCATAAAAAGCGTAAAAGGAATGCACAGCAAAGATGAAAAACGTTTAAGAATATTCATAGAGGCAGTGTGGTACATAGTGCGAAGTGGTTGCCAATGGAGACTTTTACCAAAAACTTATGGTAATTACAGGAGTATACATAAGCGATTTAAAAGATGGTGTGAAAGAGATGTTTGGGAAAAATTGCTTGAATATACTAAACAGGAGCCTGATTTAGAAGTTGCTATAATCGACGATCAGAGCCCATCCATGTTCAGCTGGATATACAAAAGACTCCAAGGATCAAGAAGCTTTAGGAAGGAGCAAAGGTGAACTAAAATACATGCGCTTGTTGATGCACTTGGAAATCCACTTAAATTTACTCTGACTCCCGGTCAAAGAAATGAAATTACGCAGGCACAGGTGTTAACCGAAAGTATCTATAACTCTACTGTAGTAGCTGACAAGGGCTACGATAGCAATGCCTTTGTTACAAGTCTTGAAGACAAGGGATGTACAGTAGTTATTCCACCAAAACGGAAT contains the following coding sequences:
- a CDS encoding latrotoxin-related protein (Members of this family contain a domain related to the alpha-latrotoxin from the black widow spider, and are found regularly as large proteins in the Wolbachia bacterial endosymbionts of insects and other other arthropods.), which encodes MRVGMTEGVRAFFGMAPSKEIEERMEVKEHNNQLVKNAIEFLKNNTDFARYVFPSIKEKKEQFLRSLQGNKLSVDDCKRYTCKLEYEKNINMLPKPSDQLQVTRVYNVTFPLFESSFIDLREKERYIKISDSVPDEGSLFCVEGTVSKNLMIHVYTHVGMIPIEHTAVEPGSSKVKFLCEGAVGVEYKTNRTGNKTLIALDEGIDTAIGTPDSSNFFIVNNGYKNYTGGNKDDAFILQANNITGILNGMGGIDTLDLRGFGTKNNEYALIDTQGSVCSRNDEYSESYECTYRLKTSYINQIYGRKSKADRIHFVENLEYVDGLGGENSNKQDYVKIPYDLNKNPTVVLRGYTKVFLLEKSNKSVNFIDYIIPRGEHSESSVSFSFKGPIQHRFHFDYSISNLREINIGKDDITFNFFDQSKEFNVTLINSYDNSRRKYTDFPVNARYLFQDNTEVKILNRNNFYAEQSINKTVEETISEYAAIANRLKMTMQFTLPNNETVLVGHGAHEVMHNNPLYKSHLVGNGGENVYVITSAFDTAIPEVTLYNLNTGDFTDTLDLRKVIEQAKIECPESQVSSKIYKDDNDLIIKLYSNHYFSSGRCIDLSSEFLISSVILKNALLNGWYKELRVVLNSGPMKIKGDRHPWNLEALPLIFDKDKEIIVITPNDIEEENEIVIKKEVGNYTFARLRNDLIITNVFDQGLEESQHCTILLKDFYQEQKMRTLSIKFADKEINLRQHEMQINNATNFDALQEKHKNVRGIILNTTGLQKTTTTVNPEISTHHIRHKHHNSSSRNRRAIDENREENVVSAATKTSSWINVGISWLKKPITNTYAAAKGVYSSFADYVRSGDLRRDCVNYFNVNLQQVDERQMPGAFKLDGKETAAETIFKMGEHYFSQVDNGTITLLDLLIRKITGQKYISTADQHISLIEAQSYALNITEGLEKAVKQAALKSGMSMHRLNIDFGKIQKEVTGKIMGGKVNEIPGILESHIEEALPSKKAGDPGKLSPKKFNKFMTEFNRGLNIVLNQSIQQVLSSRDSILEVSDEQISLKPKSYLNDTSVQSHVTQDRGSRNQSKALIP